GCGATTACCAGGTGCATGGCAACGATACCGGCTCGCCGGAAGTGCAGATCGCGCTGCTGACCCAGCGCATCAACCAGATGATCGGCCATCTGCGCATTCATTCCCACGATCATCACAGCCGCCGTGGCCTGCTGAAGATGGTGGGCCGCCGCCGCCGCCTGCTGTCGTACTTGCAGAAAAAGGATCGCGCGCGCTATCAGCAGGTGATCGAGCGGCTTGGCCTGCGCCGCTAACGTTCGGGTACGTGCTGGATGCCGTGGCGTACATCTGCAACACAGATGCAGGAATCGCGCATGGCAGACCTGAACGCAATCGCTGGTATCGGTTTTGCTGTACAACGCCCAGGGCATACCGCCGCTGGGCGTTGTGTTGTACAATGCAGGCTGAGATGATGGGAGTGCGTTAGGAATTGGGGAATGCAGAGAAGCGCGGTAGAGTCCTGCGAGCGATACGTCGCCGTTTCCCTTCAGCCTCCAGTACCTAACCTCTCCCAGTTAGTGAGCGCATGATAGATCGCTCAAAGAGGAAGTTGTTAGGATGACACAGACAGATCAAGAACGTACGGTGGCGCGCGTCTCTGCGGAGATCGCGGGGCGCACGCTCACACTCGAAACGGGTCGGTTGGCGCAGTTGGCTAGCGGTGCCGTGCTGGCATCGTATGGCGAGACTGTGTTGTTGGCGACGGTCGTGGCGTCGGATGAGCCGCGCGAGGGCGTGGATTTCTTCCCGCTGACCGTCGATTACGAAGAGCGCATGTACTCGGCGGGTAAGATCCCCGGCTCGTTCTTCAAGCGCGAGGGTCGCCCCACCGAGACGGCGATTTTGACGGCGCGGCTGACCGATCGCCCGCTTCGCCCGCTTTTTCCCAAGGGCTTCTTCAACGATGTCCAGGTGATCATCACCACGCTGGCGACGGATCGGGTCAACGATCCGGGTCCGCTCTCGATCGTCGCGGCCTCGGCGGCGCTGTATATCTCGGATATTCCATTCGAGGGACCCGTGGGCGCGGCGCTGGTCGGGCATATCAACGACGAGTACGTGATCAACCCTGAGATGCCGGACATGAACGCCAGCCGCCTCGATCTGATCGTGGCTGGTACGCGCGATGCCGTGCTGATGGTGGAGGCCGGGGCGCACGAGCTGACCGAAGACGAGATGCTGCAAGGGGTGATCGAGGGTCACGCGATGTGCAAGCAGCTCTGCGACTTGCAGGATGAGCTGCGCGCTCAGGTTGGCAAGGAAAAACGCACGTTCACGCCGCATACGCCGGATACCACCCTGGAAGAGCAGATCACAGCCTACATGAGCGAGCGTCTGCGCGAGGCCGTCAACAATCCCAACAAGCAGGCGCGGCAGGATGCAACGGCGGCGCTCAAGGATGACGTGCTGACGCACTTCATGCAGGACGTGCCCGAATTGGAGCAGGCTGAGCGCTCGAAAGCGGTCGCCAAGACCTTCGAGGCGCTGCTGAAGGCCGAGGTGCGCTCAGCGATTCTGGAGCGTGGCCTGCGCGTCGATGGGCGAGCGCCGCAAGACATCCGCCCGATCTCGGTCGAGGTCGGCGTTTTGCCGCGCGTGCACGGCACCGGCCTGTTTACACGCGGCCAGACGCAAGTGCTGACGATCGTCACGCTGGGCTCTCCCGGCGACGAGCAGCGGCTGGACGATCTGGGCCTGGAGACGACCAAGCGCTACATCCACCACTACAACTTCCCGCCCTTCTCGACGGGCGAGGCGCGTCCGCTGCGTGGCCCGAAGCGCCGCGACATCGGCCACGGGCATCTAGCGGAGCGGGCGCTGTACGCGGTGCTGCCGGATGAGGCGGAGTTCCCGTACACGATGCGTCTCGTCTCGGAGGTGCTGGCGTCGAACGGCTCTAGCTCGATGGCCTCGGTGTGCGGCTCGTCGCTGGCGCTGATGGACGCGGGCGTGCCAATCACCAAGCCTGTGGCGGGCGTCGCGATGGGCCTGATCACGGGTGAGAACGGCAAGTTCCAGGTGCTCACGGATATTCAGGGCATCGAGGACGCGCTGGGCGACATGGATTTCAAGGTGGCTGGCACGTCAGACGGCGTCACCGCGCTCCAGATGGACATCAAGACCACGGGCATTACCTACGAGATCATGCGGATCGCGTTTGCGCAGGCGCGTGAAGGGCGCCAGTACATTCTGGACAAGATGAGCGCGGTGATCGACGAGCCACGGCAGAAGCTAGCCGCGACCGCTCCGCGCATCATCACGTTGCAGATCAACCCCGAAAAGATCGGCGCGGTGATCGGCCCCGGCGGCAAGAACATC
The DNA window shown above is from Herpetosiphonaceae bacterium and carries:
- the rpsO gene encoding 30S ribosomal protein S15; amino-acid sequence: MALPKEQRTQIIGDYQVHGNDTGSPEVQIALLTQRINQMIGHLRIHSHDHHSRRGLLKMVGRRRRLLSYLQKKDRARYQQVIERLGLRR
- the pnp gene encoding polyribonucleotide nucleotidyltransferase encodes the protein MTQTDQERTVARVSAEIAGRTLTLETGRLAQLASGAVLASYGETVLLATVVASDEPREGVDFFPLTVDYEERMYSAGKIPGSFFKREGRPTETAILTARLTDRPLRPLFPKGFFNDVQVIITTLATDRVNDPGPLSIVAASAALYISDIPFEGPVGAALVGHINDEYVINPEMPDMNASRLDLIVAGTRDAVLMVEAGAHELTEDEMLQGVIEGHAMCKQLCDLQDELRAQVGKEKRTFTPHTPDTTLEEQITAYMSERLREAVNNPNKQARQDATAALKDDVLTHFMQDVPELEQAERSKAVAKTFEALLKAEVRSAILERGLRVDGRAPQDIRPISVEVGVLPRVHGTGLFTRGQTQVLTIVTLGSPGDEQRLDDLGLETTKRYIHHYNFPPFSTGEARPLRGPKRRDIGHGHLAERALYAVLPDEAEFPYTMRLVSEVLASNGSSSMASVCGSSLALMDAGVPITKPVAGVAMGLITGENGKFQVLTDIQGIEDALGDMDFKVAGTSDGVTALQMDIKTTGITYEIMRIAFAQAREGRQYILDKMSAVIDEPRQKLAATAPRIITLQINPEKIGAVIGPGGKNIRSIIEESGAQIDVQDDGTVFITTADAQGAEIAQRRIEAVTREIKQGEIFNGKVVSIKPFGAFVNLVPGKDGMLHVSEIAEGRVENVEDVLKIGDEVRVMVIDVEPGTGKVSLSRRAVLTGESPEDRKAAGAAPRRGGGGGGPRGDRGGFSRGDRGGDRGGDRGGFSRGDRGGDRGDRGDRGGPRGGR